A single region of the Psychrobacter alimentarius genome encodes:
- a CDS encoding TM0106 family RecB-like putative nuclease yields the protein MYKKEHMYYSPSDLTKYMESPFASWMDRFAQEYPELVPKQDPNDDLMVMLQQKGYQHEDKLEAMFIAEGKNLIKIEGENNDERYAKTLQAMQSGVEIIVQARLELDQFAGFADFLVKVNHEPEHLPSSFGNWHYEVWDTKLASRVKPTFIIQLCCYAQMLESIQGCLPQYITVALGNGEVQVLRTYDFYYYYLKLKDTFLKEHAEFHINHCPNPADSESWGNWSNHAEQILLSKDHLCQVASITKGQIKKLNKVGIHTMQQLADSSIFSVGGMHSTIFTKLKAQASIQIKSKLKSQRPEVMIDSARPEFEIIKPAQGEKKGLTLLPPDSPMDVFFDIEGFPLDEGGLEYLWGNSYLDEHGNRQFKDFWAHNREQEKQCFQDFIHWAYDRWQQDPSMHIYHYASYEVTACRKLMGRYGICEFEVDQLLRNEVFVDLYKVVKGGLRLGAPRYSIKNVELLYRNKRNTQVGNGSDSIIVYDQWRALYQRGEEGDTWQTSKILSDIRDYNIDDCDSTQELAVWLREQQTIHNIDYLGKAEVIEPEISEEATMVTALRDRLLAQAQTELLVDSKQAQLTENLAWMLDFHRREAKPLFWRLFDRLGSEEVMLMDDLDCLALCERTQREPFKSSPKARNLSYEYRFDINQEFKGAANNFYVLGVETSEDKNVTVGLVKEDSDLGNGVIVLKAKHEPPSMVSLIPDELISSKVIAEAVFKTVVEYEQGLFRQKKSAIMDFLTGVKPRLLNHKGGDIVSSEEPDTRLKQVIIAISNLDSSYLPIQGPPGSGKTYTGKHAIAHLLKSGAKIGISSNSHKAINNLLLSTAKHCKQNNIKASSFCTKETDDELSDYDVTIISNNQLANHIQPACVVGTTAWGFAREDMADQLDYLFVDEAGQVSTANLVAMSRSARNLVLMGDQMQLGQPSQGTHPAKSGLSILDYLLHDTPTISADMGVFLDMTYRMHSKVNTVISQLIYESKLRSHLDNDKRILKVLEPTANHSIVPQTLDMHINTEAGIIFVPVEHEGNTQASDEEVAMIEQLAKSLLGCMLHTGLTKDNGEAVVRPITWDDMLFVAPYNHQVSKLKNVLGKQAKVGSVDKFQGQESPIVFLSMCASDANESPRGMDFLFDKNRINVAISRAQTLAIVVANPNLGNTSVNSVEQLRKVNLFNAVMYMSSDTNATYTEQAIFLH from the coding sequence ATGTATAAAAAAGAGCATATGTATTACTCCCCATCGGATCTAACCAAATATATGGAAAGTCCTTTCGCTTCATGGATGGATAGGTTTGCTCAAGAATATCCAGAGTTAGTACCAAAGCAAGATCCCAACGATGATCTCATGGTAATGCTGCAACAAAAAGGTTATCAGCATGAGGATAAGCTGGAGGCAATGTTTATAGCCGAAGGTAAGAATCTAATAAAAATTGAGGGGGAGAACAATGATGAAAGATATGCTAAAACTTTGCAAGCAATGCAAAGTGGTGTCGAAATAATTGTGCAAGCAAGGCTGGAACTGGATCAGTTTGCAGGATTTGCTGACTTCTTGGTCAAGGTGAATCATGAGCCAGAGCATCTACCAAGTAGTTTTGGTAATTGGCATTATGAGGTATGGGATACTAAGCTTGCCAGTAGAGTAAAGCCGACATTTATCATTCAGTTATGTTGCTATGCTCAAATGCTTGAGTCTATTCAAGGATGTTTACCTCAGTATATTACGGTTGCTCTTGGCAATGGTGAGGTACAAGTATTAAGGACTTATGACTTTTACTATTATTACTTAAAATTGAAAGACACCTTTCTAAAAGAGCATGCTGAATTCCACATAAATCATTGTCCAAACCCTGCTGATTCTGAAAGTTGGGGTAACTGGAGTAACCATGCCGAACAGATTTTGCTCAGTAAAGATCATTTATGCCAAGTAGCAAGTATTACCAAAGGACAAATTAAGAAGCTTAATAAGGTAGGTATACATACCATGCAGCAGCTTGCAGACTCATCTATATTTTCTGTGGGTGGTATGCATTCTACGATATTTACTAAACTTAAAGCTCAAGCGAGTATACAAATAAAGAGTAAGTTAAAAAGTCAAAGACCAGAGGTGATGATTGATAGCGCTAGACCAGAGTTTGAAATAATAAAACCTGCGCAAGGTGAGAAAAAAGGACTGACATTACTGCCACCTGATTCTCCGATGGATGTATTCTTTGATATTGAAGGTTTTCCGCTCGATGAAGGTGGGCTAGAATATCTGTGGGGTAATAGCTATTTGGATGAGCATGGCAACCGTCAGTTCAAGGACTTTTGGGCTCACAATCGTGAACAGGAAAAACAGTGTTTCCAAGATTTCATCCATTGGGCTTACGATAGATGGCAACAAGACCCCAGTATGCATATTTACCACTATGCCAGTTACGAAGTTACAGCTTGTCGTAAGCTGATGGGACGCTATGGTATCTGTGAATTTGAGGTTGATCAACTACTAAGAAATGAAGTATTTGTCGATTTATATAAGGTAGTAAAGGGCGGCTTGCGATTAGGTGCTCCTCGGTACTCGATTAAAAATGTGGAGCTTCTGTACCGTAATAAGCGTAATACACAAGTGGGTAACGGCAGTGATTCGATCATTGTTTATGACCAGTGGCGAGCGTTATACCAACGGGGCGAGGAAGGAGATACTTGGCAAACTTCAAAAATACTTAGTGATATTCGAGATTATAATATTGATGATTGTGACTCGACGCAAGAGCTAGCAGTATGGCTAAGAGAACAACAAACAATTCATAATATTGACTATTTAGGTAAAGCTGAAGTTATTGAGCCAGAAATATCTGAAGAAGCAACTATGGTTACTGCACTGCGTGACCGTCTATTAGCCCAAGCCCAAACAGAGTTACTAGTCGACTCTAAGCAAGCACAACTCACTGAGAATCTAGCATGGATGTTAGATTTTCATCGTCGCGAGGCCAAGCCTTTATTCTGGAGGTTATTTGATCGGCTTGGCTCAGAGGAAGTGATGCTTATGGATGACCTAGATTGTCTTGCTCTTTGCGAGCGTACACAAAGAGAGCCATTCAAATCATCACCAAAAGCTAGAAATCTAAGTTACGAATACCGATTTGATATTAATCAAGAATTCAAAGGTGCTGCAAACAATTTTTATGTCCTTGGGGTAGAAACATCTGAAGATAAAAACGTCACAGTAGGGTTGGTTAAAGAGGATAGTGATTTAGGAAATGGGGTAATTGTACTCAAAGCTAAACATGAACCACCAAGTATGGTATCGCTCATTCCCGATGAACTTATATCTAGTAAGGTTATTGCAGAAGCAGTATTTAAAACGGTGGTCGAGTATGAACAAGGTTTATTTAGACAGAAAAAATCTGCCATTATGGATTTTTTAACGGGTGTAAAGCCAAGACTATTAAATCACAAAGGTGGTGATATCGTCAGCAGTGAGGAACCAGATACTCGCTTAAAGCAAGTCATCATAGCCATTAGTAATCTCGATAGTAGTTACCTGCCGATACAAGGTCCTCCGGGTTCAGGTAAAACTTACACAGGGAAACATGCAATCGCTCATTTGCTTAAGTCAGGGGCGAAAATTGGTATCTCAAGTAATAGCCATAAAGCGATCAACAATCTATTACTTAGCACGGCCAAGCACTGTAAACAGAATAATATAAAAGCATCGTCTTTCTGCACCAAAGAAACAGATGATGAACTTTCTGATTATGACGTGACTATAATAAGCAACAATCAATTAGCCAATCATATTCAGCCAGCATGTGTTGTCGGCACAACTGCATGGGGATTTGCTCGTGAGGACATGGCAGATCAGCTCGATTATCTTTTTGTTGATGAAGCAGGTCAAGTATCAACAGCCAACTTAGTTGCTATGAGTCGTAGCGCTAGAAATCTGGTATTGATGGGTGATCAGATGCAACTAGGTCAACCTTCACAAGGTACGCATCCTGCTAAAAGCGGGCTATCTATACTGGACTATTTATTACATGATACACCAACCATATCTGCAGATATGGGTGTGTTCTTAGACATGACCTATCGTATGCATAGTAAGGTCAACACAGTTATCAGTCAGCTAATCTATGAAAGCAAATTAAGATCTCACCTTGATAATGATAAGCGTATTTTAAAAGTATTAGAACCCACAGCCAATCATAGTATTGTCCCCCAAACGTTAGATATGCACATAAACACCGAGGCAGGCATTATTTTTGTTCCTGTAGAGCATGAGGGTAATACTCAAGCTTCTGATGAGGAAGTGGCAATGATTGAGCAATTGGCTAAGTCGCTACTGGGTTGTATGCTTCATACTGGTTTGACTAAAGATAATGGAGAGGCAGTTGTTCGACCAATCACATGGGACGATATGTTGTTTGTCGCCCCATACAATCATCAAGTTAGTAAGCTAAAAAACGTCTTGGGTAAACAAGCAAAAGTTGGAAGCGTAGATAAATTTCAAGGTCAAGAGTCTCCAATCGTATTTTTGAGTATGTGTGCTAGTGATGCCAATGAGTCGCCTCGAGGTATGGACTTCTTATTCGATAAAAACCGCATTAATGTGGCGATTTCTAGAGCGCAAACATTAGCTATCGTAGTAGCAAATCCTAATCTTGGTAATACCTCTGTTAACAGTGTCGAACAGCTAAGAAAAGTAAATTTATTTAATGCAGTCATGTATATGAGTAGCGATACAAACGCTACATATACAGAACAAGCTATATTTCTACATTAA
- a CDS encoding leucine-rich repeat domain-containing protein, producing MTIKRDPTIKPWMEEIWVWADKLELSEELMPRDINALLALTELILIEKNITEVPDSIGNLKNLKVLSLSENYKLKALPESIGDLVNLEELSLYYNALNALPDSIGKLRNLKEFNLDGNKLKTLPESIGNLSNLEKLSLHYNALNALPDSIGKLRSLKEFSLDGNKLKTLPEGISDLVNLEKLSFHYNALNALPDSIGKLRSLKEFNLVGNKLKTLPESIGDLVNLEELNLDDNGLSTLPDNIGQMKDLKILGLGVNKLKTLPESIAQMKNLEKLSLNGNKLKTLPESIGSLANLEELSLNDNLLSTLPDNIGKVKSLRTLNLQSNKLKMFPKSISDLSSLEYLTIAYNTLNALPDSIGQIKNLKSLSLEGNELKVIPESIGDLVNLEYLILNNNILNTLPDSITKLKDLYSLSLCDNYLTDLSIKVTQFLEGLGDTVDDWKPDTYDLAVAQEPSYEIYLDEVPDTVTIDEVKLDDDTIEAIEKQVTNVLDKIIRDNITGFDQDVGYKVRPGYGYDKFYLDFVDGSFDMSLQSLIHYIMHEDGHYQKFLNRSQYARLLYTLQQYPESIFNLDHDLDENYDRIQHDTLDRIYYQSVRFVGTALIKNGFDVRDTFEEYLDGWDVNIDGDKNV from the coding sequence ATGACAATCAAAAGAGATCCAACTATCAAGCCGTGGATGGAAGAAATCTGGGTATGGGCAGATAAGCTTGAGCTCTCAGAAGAGCTAATGCCTCGTGATATTAATGCTTTACTAGCCTTGACTGAATTAATACTAATTGAAAAAAATATCACCGAAGTACCAGATTCTATAGGTAACCTTAAGAACCTTAAGGTCCTTAGTCTTAGTGAGAACTATAAGCTAAAAGCACTTCCAGAAAGTATTGGCGATCTTGTGAATCTAGAAGAATTATCACTTTATTACAATGCATTGAATGCGTTACCTGATAGCATTGGCAAACTAAGAAATTTAAAAGAGTTTAATTTAGATGGTAACAAACTTAAGACACTTCCAGAAAGTATTGGTAATCTTTCGAACCTAGAAAAATTATCACTTCATTACAATGCATTGAATGCTTTACCTGATAGCATTGGCAAACTAAGAAGTTTAAAAGAGTTTAGTTTAGACGGTAACAAACTTAAGACACTTCCAGAAGGTATTAGTGATCTTGTGAACCTAGAAAAATTATCATTTCATTACAATGCATTGAATGCTTTACCTGATAGCATTGGCAAACTAAGAAGTTTAAAAGAGTTTAATTTAGTCGGTAACAAACTTAAGACACTTCCAGAAAGCATTGGTGATCTTGTGAACCTAGAAGAGTTGAATCTTGATGATAATGGGTTGAGTACGCTACCTGATAATATTGGTCAAATGAAAGACTTGAAGATACTTGGCTTAGGAGTTAACAAACTTAAGACACTTCCAGAAAGTATTGCTCAAATGAAAAACTTGGAGAAGCTCAGTTTAAACGGCAACAAACTTAAGACGCTTCCAGAAAGTATTGGTAGTCTGGCAAACCTGGAAGAATTGAGTCTTAACGATAATCTATTGAGTACGTTACCTGATAATATTGGCAAAGTAAAAAGCTTGAGAACGCTCAACTTACAAAGTAATAAACTTAAGATGTTTCCGAAAAGTATTAGTGACCTCTCAAGCCTAGAGTATCTGACAATTGCCTATAATACGTTAAACGCCTTGCCTGATAGCATTGGTCAAATAAAAAATTTGAAGTCACTTAGCTTAGAAGGTAACGAACTTAAGGTAATTCCAGAAAGTATTGGCGATCTTGTAAATCTAGAATATTTGATTCTTAACAATAATATACTAAATACGCTACCTGATAGCATTACCAAGCTAAAGGATTTATATTCGTTATCACTTTGTGATAACTACCTAACCGATTTATCTATAAAAGTTACTCAATTCTTGGAAGGATTAGGAGACACTGTTGATGATTGGAAACCAGATACTTACGATTTAGCCGTAGCACAAGAGCCTAGTTATGAAATTTATTTAGATGAAGTTCCTGATACTGTTACTATTGATGAAGTAAAGTTAGATGATGACACTATTGAAGCAATAGAAAAACAAGTTACAAATGTTCTTGATAAAATTATTAGGGATAATATTACTGGTTTTGATCAAGACGTAGGTTACAAGGTACGTCCTGGTTATGGCTATGATAAGTTCTATTTAGATTTTGTTGATGGTTCATTTGACATGAGCTTACAGAGTTTAATACATTATATTATGCATGAAGACGGTCATTATCAGAAATTCTTAAATAGATCGCAATATGCTAGATTACTATATACATTACAACAGTATCCAGAATCTATTTTCAATCTCGACCATGATTTAGATGAGAATTACGATCGTATACAGCATGACACGTTAGATAGAATTTACTATCAGTCTGTTAGATTTGTAGGTACAGCTTTGATAAAAAATGGATTTGATGTAAGAGATACTTTCGAAGAGTATCTAGATGGTTGGGATGTGAATATTGATGGAGATAAAAATGTGTAA
- the mcrC gene encoding 5-methylcytosine-specific restriction endonuclease system specificity protein McrC gives MRVYKHMSFEVDHLSESYEEVKRIGEIPIRNLWLLILYASDIYRELDAAKVAVEDNPDDIPDLVAEILCRRVEYRIQRNLSYSYQSRDAVLNRVRGRIDLLSTERNRLLDHGKVACHFDELTIDTPRNRYVRAALETISKIVKSKELAHRCRSLDVRLRRMGVSQVRTSRSEVSVDRFGRHDVEDKPMIAAAHLAFNLALPTESAGTRQLSLPARDNLPWLRKLFEKGVAGFYHTVLSKSVWRVSAGKTLKWKIDEKSSGIDKILPNMKTDIIIDNKEVGHRTVIDTKFNAVVTRGWYRDETLRSGYLYQMYAYLRSQEGSEDLLNDTTSGLLLHPSVGEDVNEYVVMQNHKIQFATVDLGATALEIREQLLNTIGAY, from the coding sequence TTGCGGGTCTATAAGCATATGTCTTTTGAAGTCGATCATCTATCTGAGTCTTATGAAGAGGTTAAGCGAATAGGTGAGATACCTATTCGTAATCTTTGGTTACTTATATTATATGCATCCGATATTTATAGGGAACTCGATGCAGCCAAAGTTGCAGTTGAGGACAATCCTGACGACATCCCAGATTTGGTCGCAGAAATACTTTGTCGACGGGTTGAGTATCGTATTCAGCGCAATTTGAGTTATAGCTATCAGTCACGTGATGCGGTGCTTAATCGTGTACGTGGAAGAATAGACTTGCTTAGCACTGAGAGAAATAGGTTGCTTGACCATGGTAAAGTCGCTTGCCATTTTGATGAATTAACGATTGATACACCACGTAATAGATATGTCAGAGCCGCCCTTGAAACGATTTCTAAGATTGTTAAAAGCAAGGAGTTGGCTCATAGATGCCGATCATTGGATGTGCGCTTAAGGCGCATGGGAGTCAGTCAGGTACGCACTAGTCGGAGTGAAGTTTCTGTAGACCGGTTTGGAAGACATGACGTTGAAGATAAACCAATGATTGCTGCAGCACACTTAGCTTTTAATCTAGCACTGCCAACTGAGTCTGCCGGTACAAGGCAGCTGTCTTTACCAGCAAGAGATAATCTACCGTGGCTTCGTAAGCTCTTTGAAAAAGGGGTTGCTGGGTTTTATCATACCGTCCTTTCAAAAAGTGTCTGGCGTGTCAGTGCTGGCAAAACGCTTAAGTGGAAAATCGATGAGAAAAGCTCAGGCATCGATAAGATACTTCCTAACATGAAGACAGATATTATTATCGACAATAAAGAGGTAGGACATCGTACAGTTATTGATACTAAATTCAATGCTGTGGTTACACGTGGTTGGTATAGAGATGAGACGTTACGTAGTGGCTATCTCTATCAAATGTATGCCTACTTAAGATCTCAAGAGGGTAGTGAAGACTTGCTTAACGATACCACTTCTGGTCTGCTACTTCATCCTTCAGTCGGTGAAGATGTTAATGAGTATGTTGTCATGCAGAATCACAAGATTCAATTCGCTACTGTGGATTTGGGAGCGACTGCATTAGAGATTCGAGAACAGCTGCTGAATACTATTGGAGCTTATTAA